A window of Candidatus Bathyarchaeota archaeon contains these coding sequences:
- a CDS encoding flippase-like domain-containing protein: MLLWYFGLEKLLTSIQNVSPYWLGISAIMSIMFYLLRAIRWKILLFPVKNSVNCVNTFWITILGYFVNTLIPVRLGEFLRAFLLKGKEDIGFFEGFSSIVVERVLDLLGVVGIGVIALYLLPLGTVFPPWFTQSLKIVGGIVFIAIICLIIGTKKEDSMLHFTQRILTAVKLSQRWRERITNLVKSLIDGAKGVSQRPLLLIIILVLTVGIWLIQFLVVLFLFEASKYHVPLSILLLGTMIIQLSYIFPAAPGFVGSYEAFWLIVFVGLGLSQDLIFPISFIGHIIHLVVITALGCAGTIWMGVSFRELFKIRR, encoded by the coding sequence GTGCTCCTTTGGTATTTCGGTCTTGAAAAGCTACTAACTTCAATTCAAAATGTTTCACCCTATTGGCTTGGAATTTCAGCAATCATGTCAATTATGTTCTATCTGCTTCGAGCTATACGATGGAAGATCCTATTGTTTCCGGTTAAGAATTCAGTTAATTGCGTAAACACATTCTGGATCACTATTCTGGGCTATTTTGTTAATACTCTAATCCCAGTTCGTCTAGGAGAATTTCTCCGAGCCTTTCTTCTCAAGGGAAAAGAGGATATTGGGTTCTTTGAAGGATTCTCCTCAATTGTTGTTGAACGAGTACTTGATCTCTTGGGTGTCGTTGGAATCGGCGTAATCGCTCTCTATCTTCTCCCCTTGGGAACGGTTTTTCCCCCCTGGTTTACTCAGAGTCTGAAAATCGTGGGAGGCATAGTTTTCATTGCGATAATCTGCCTAATCATAGGAACAAAGAAGGAAGATTCGATGCTTCATTTCACACAAAGGATTCTGACTGCGGTTAAACTATCCCAAAGGTGGCGGGAGAGAATCACAAACCTTGTGAAATCATTAATTGATGGGGCAAAAGGAGTTAGCCAACGTCCACTTCTACTTATTATTATTTTAGTGCTAACGGTGGGAATCTGGCTAATTCAATTCTTAGTAGTACTCTTTCTTTTCGAGGCGTCCAAATATCATGTGCCATTAAGCATTCTTCTGTTGGGTACTATGATCATTCAGCTTTCCTACATATTTCCAGCGGCACCGGGTTTTGTGGGATCCTATGAGGCTTTTTGGCTGATTGTTTTTGTTGGACTTGGTTTATCTCAAGATTTGATTTTTCCAATTAGCTTCATCGGTCACATTATTCACTTGGTTGTGATAACTGCGTTAGGATGCGCTGGGACTATTTGGATGGGAGTGAGTTTTAGGGAGCTCTTTAAAATCCGAAGATAA
- a CDS encoding threonylcarbamoyl-AMP synthase: MRRVDATLESILEAAKKIRTGGIVIYPTDTVYGLGCDPFNVNAVAKLIKVKGDRRKPLPILCQSIPDVKRIAHFTEEAQRLADAFWPGPLTLVLKRKPVVPDIITTGLDTVGVRIPRHEVALKLIGHSGGCLIGTSANISGQKSPITAEEITQIGSQVDIIIDAGATPLKKESTVIDLTAKTPRFLRIGPVSAEAIANILGIKINKDAVI, encoded by the coding sequence TTGCGTAGAGTTGATGCAACCCTGGAAAGTATTCTTGAAGCTGCTAAGAAAATCCGAACTGGGGGTATTGTTATCTATCCTACAGACACGGTCTATGGCCTCGGTTGCGACCCATTTAATGTTAATGCTGTTGCTAAGCTCATAAAGGTAAAGGGTGACAGACGGAAACCCTTGCCAATCCTCTGCCAATCCATTCCGGATGTAAAACGAATAGCCCATTTCACAGAAGAAGCGCAGCGGCTGGCAGATGCATTTTGGCCGGGACCCCTTACTCTTGTGCTAAAGCGAAAACCGGTAGTACCGGATATAATAACAACTGGTCTGGATACCGTAGGTGTTCGAATCCCAAGACATGAAGTAGCCCTCAAACTTATCGGCCACTCCGGAGGGTGCCTTATTGGTACAAGTGCAAATATTAGCGGGCAGAAATCCCCAATTACCGCGGAAGAAATCACTCAAATAGGCAGCCAAGTTGACATAATTATCGACGCAGGTGCTACACCCCTCAAGAAGGAATCGACTGTTATCGACTTAACTGCAAAAACGCCAAGATTTCTTAGAATCGGACCAGTATCAGCTGAAGCCATAGCAAATATCTTGGGTATTAAAATCAATAAAGATGCCGTAATCTAA
- a CDS encoding THUMP domain-containing protein, translating to MLEDFNLLISTGRGYEGDACSEIWYFLSELGDSTAQIDKTGISGLVVAKTKLDPFQVVEKLRAIMKERPWDFRYILKVTPIERVVRSDLNAIRLASAEIASKIQPNETFRVTVEKRHSELSTTDVIEAAAAEINRKVNLENPDKIVLVEILGHLTGLSVIRATDVLAVIKEKRPS from the coding sequence TTGCTTGAAGATTTTAATCTTCTAATTTCAACCGGAAGGGGATACGAAGGCGACGCCTGTTCCGAAATCTGGTATTTTCTCAGCGAATTAGGTGACTCAACAGCCCAGATTGACAAGACCGGGATATCAGGCTTGGTTGTAGCTAAAACAAAACTTGACCCATTCCAAGTTGTAGAAAAACTAAGAGCAATAATGAAGGAAAGGCCTTGGGACTTCCGCTATATCCTTAAAGTTACCCCCATTGAGCGAGTTGTTCGCAGCGATCTCAACGCAATTAGACTTGCTTCAGCTGAAATTGCCTCAAAAATACAACCGAACGAAACTTTCCGTGTAACCGTTGAAAAAAGGCATTCCGAGCTCTCTACAACAGATGTAATTGAAGCTGCAGCTGCTGAAATTAACCGTAAAGTTAACTTAGAAAACCCTGATAAGATAGTTCTAGTTGAAATCCTCGGTCACCTAACTGGTTTATCAGTGATTAGAGCTACGGATGTTCTTGCGGTCATTAAGGAGAAGCGCCCTAGTTAG
- a CDS encoding phosphoribosyltransferase, with product MTFEVPSWDYIYQLLIELADEIKKNGFKPDIIVGVARGGWPPARILSDFLNNPNIANIKVEFYMDVYKTVEAPVITQPISVPVDGKRILVVDDVADSGKSLKMVRETLLENGATDVKIATIYYKPWSIVKPDFYAKTTEAWIIFPWERYETIKKLGEKLKNEGKTLSEIEAELIKIGLQPIIVKRFVKEIFGEK from the coding sequence ATTACGTTTGAAGTCCCAAGCTGGGATTACATATATCAGCTGTTGATTGAATTAGCTGATGAGATAAAAAAGAACGGTTTTAAACCGGATATAATTGTCGGGGTCGCCAGAGGCGGCTGGCCTCCCGCTAGGATACTGTCTGATTTTCTAAATAACCCGAATATTGCCAATATTAAAGTTGAATTTTACATGGATGTCTATAAAACTGTAGAAGCCCCGGTCATCACTCAACCTATTTCAGTTCCAGTTGATGGTAAACGAATTCTAGTTGTTGATGATGTGGCTGACTCGGGCAAGAGCCTTAAAATGGTTCGTGAGACTCTTCTGGAAAATGGGGCGACTGATGTTAAAATTGCTACTATATATTATAAGCCTTGGAGCATTGTTAAGCCAGACTTCTATGCGAAGACCACGGAAGCTTGGATTATTTTTCCTTGGGAGCGATATGAAACGATTAAGAAACTTGGGGAAAAACTGAAAAACGAAGGTAAGACCCTCAGTGAAATTGAAGCCGAACTTATAAAAATTGGGCTGCAACCCATTATTGTGAAACGCTTCGTCAAAGAAATCTTTGGGGAAAAATAG
- a CDS encoding MoaD/ThiS family protein: protein MARSSGGYVTVKMIGFFTTLAGKREAIVKIRSATTLEVFLKQIAKQLGAEFERALFDPELNDPRPRALILVNEREISVLQGLKTKVKPGDSIVIVPVSHGG from the coding sequence ATGGCTAGGTCTTCCGGAGGATATGTAACCGTCAAAATGATAGGCTTTTTTACTACCTTAGCCGGGAAGAGGGAGGCAATTGTAAAAATCAGGTCGGCAACAACTCTTGAAGTCTTTCTGAAACAAATTGCTAAGCAATTAGGTGCAGAGTTTGAAAGAGCGCTTTTTGATCCTGAACTTAACGATCCTCGTCCTCGTGCGCTGATCCTTGTAAATGAGCGAGAAATCAGCGTTCTTCAAGGTCTTAAAACTAAGGTAAAACCAGGTGATTCCATAGTTATTGTTCCAGTTTCACATGGCGGATAA
- a CDS encoding 30S ribosomal protein S17e: MGCVRSEQIKRLARELIEKYPNKFSADYEANKRALAEIAIIPSNKIRNQIAGYISHLRKIEQKQVQKQVAVITAPPMAA; the protein is encoded by the coding sequence GTGGGGTGCGTTCGGTCTGAGCAAATTAAAAGACTTGCCCGAGAACTTATTGAAAAATATCCGAACAAATTCTCTGCGGACTATGAAGCAAACAAGCGGGCACTAGCCGAAATAGCAATTATTCCTTCTAACAAAATTCGGAATCAAATCGCAGGTTATATTTCGCATCTTAGAAAGATTGAGCAAAAACAAGTGCAAAAACAGGTGGCAGTCATAACCGCACCCCCTATGGCAGCCTAA
- a CDS encoding NFYB/HAP3 family transcription factor subunit — MALEELQIAPMHRLIKKAGAERVSEEAAIELRTVLEEIGMKISKEALDFAVYAGRKTVKAEDIKIALRKIIKE; from the coding sequence ATGGCTTTAGAAGAGCTACAAATAGCCCCAATGCATAGGTTAATTAAAAAAGCGGGTGCAGAGAGAGTTAGCGAAGAGGCAGCAATCGAGTTAAGAACAGTCTTGGAAGAAATTGGAATGAAAATCTCTAAAGAAGCGCTTGATTTCGCTGTTTACGCTGGTCGAAAAACGGTAAAAGCTGAAGATATTAAAATTGCTTTAAGAAAAATTATAAAAGAATAG
- a CDS encoding TCP-1/cpn60 chaperonin family protein, which yields MAVQAVPGELAGQPVLILKEGATRRRGKEAQRNNIMAAKIIGEVVKSTLGPRGMDKMLVSSLGDVTITNDGATILDDIDVQHPAAKMMVEAAKTQDKEVGDGTTTVVVLAGELLKKAEDLLDQNIHPTTIVSGYRKANDKTIEILDDIAVKVDLEDRNTLKKAALTSMHGKSIGIARDHLAEIAIDAVKLISEKRGDKYIADIDQISIIKKTGESLFDTQLVKGIIVDKEIVHTGMPKRTENAKIALLDCPLEIEKTEISAEIRIRDPTQMKAFLDEEERMLKEKVNKIKEAGANVVFCQKGIDDVAQHFLAKNGIIAVRRVKKSDMEKLARATGARIVTNLEDLKPGDLGFAGLVEERKIGTDKLTFVENCKNPKSVSVLIRAGLERMVDEGERSLHDAICVVGDIVEDNRIVAGGGATEVEIAKRLRDYAAKIGGREQIAIEAFAETLEAIPRTLAENAGLEPIDILVALRAAHAKPKGLWVGVDVFSGKTIDMMEAGVIEPLSVKKQAIKSATEAASMILRIDDVIAAAKPTEKGGPSEKYKPPEETEE from the coding sequence ATGGCGGTTCAAGCAGTACCAGGAGAATTAGCGGGTCAGCCCGTTCTAATACTAAAGGAGGGTGCCACGCGGAGACGGGGTAAAGAAGCCCAAAGAAACAACATAATGGCTGCTAAGATCATAGGCGAAGTTGTAAAATCAACCTTAGGCCCACGCGGAATGGATAAAATGCTGGTCAGCAGCCTTGGAGACGTGACTATTACCAATGACGGTGCAACGATTTTAGACGATATCGACGTTCAACACCCAGCTGCAAAAATGATGGTAGAGGCAGCTAAAACGCAAGACAAAGAAGTTGGCGATGGAACGACGACTGTCGTCGTCTTGGCCGGAGAGCTGCTGAAAAAAGCAGAAGACCTACTTGACCAGAACATACACCCAACAACTATTGTAAGTGGCTACCGAAAAGCAAATGATAAAACAATTGAAATACTGGATGACATTGCAGTTAAAGTCGACCTAGAAGACAGGAATACTTTGAAAAAAGCTGCACTAACCTCAATGCATGGAAAATCCATTGGCATCGCAAGGGATCATTTAGCAGAGATTGCAATCGATGCGGTGAAACTAATCTCAGAAAAACGAGGAGACAAATACATCGCGGATATAGACCAAATCTCAATCATCAAAAAGACCGGAGAAAGTCTATTTGACACGCAATTGGTAAAGGGCATAATTGTTGACAAGGAAATTGTTCATACCGGAATGCCAAAGCGAACAGAGAACGCGAAAATTGCCTTACTCGATTGCCCACTTGAAATCGAAAAAACTGAAATTAGCGCTGAAATAAGAATTCGAGACCCAACGCAGATGAAGGCATTCCTCGACGAAGAAGAGCGGATGCTTAAGGAAAAAGTTAACAAGATTAAGGAAGCTGGAGCTAACGTTGTATTTTGCCAAAAAGGAATCGATGACGTTGCACAGCACTTCCTCGCTAAAAACGGAATCATAGCGGTTCGAAGGGTTAAGAAGTCAGATATGGAAAAATTAGCGAGAGCAACGGGAGCTAGAATCGTCACGAATTTAGAGGACTTAAAGCCAGGAGATCTTGGGTTCGCCGGACTAGTAGAGGAGAGAAAGATAGGCACAGACAAACTTACCTTCGTTGAGAATTGTAAGAATCCGAAATCGGTTTCAGTGCTAATACGAGCTGGACTGGAACGCATGGTGGATGAAGGTGAGAGGTCGCTTCACGACGCCATTTGCGTAGTTGGAGATATTGTTGAGGATAACAGGATTGTCGCTGGAGGAGGAGCCACTGAAGTTGAAATAGCCAAGCGACTACGTGACTATGCAGCGAAGATCGGGGGAAGAGAGCAAATAGCCATAGAAGCTTTCGCCGAAACGCTCGAGGCTATACCGCGAACATTGGCTGAGAATGCCGGACTTGAACCCATTGACATCCTCGTCGCCTTGCGGGCAGCGCATGCAAAGCCTAAAGGACTTTGGGTTGGCGTGGATGTATTTAGCGGCAAAACCATAGATATGATGGAAGCAGGAGTAATTGAGCCCCTTAGCGTCAAGAAACAAGCTATCAAATCAGCGACAGAAGCCGCTTCCATGATCCTAAGAATTGACGATGTAATAGCGGCCGCCAAACCTACGGAGAAGGGGGGACCATCTGAGAAATATAAGCCCCCTGAGGAAACTGAAGAATAG
- a CDS encoding adenylate kinase family protein encodes MNGFPRVIVITGTPGVGKTTVSSLLAKKLGATYLDLGELVKQKRFFSGYDKARNSLIADIKRLSRYIQKIMISSMQDFLIIDGHYAADVVPAEKVFLAFVLRCDPEELAERLKKAGSGERKISENVAAEILDICLWDTLARYPSKIVCEINTTGKDPGQVVQEIEMVLNGKRKATLGNVDWLGKLDREGKLDLVFQDFYQVN; translated from the coding sequence GTGAATGGGTTTCCGCGAGTAATTGTGATAACTGGTACTCCTGGAGTGGGAAAAACCACTGTTTCAAGTTTGCTGGCAAAGAAGTTGGGAGCTACCTACTTAGACCTCGGCGAATTGGTGAAACAAAAACGATTTTTTTCCGGATATGATAAAGCGCGGAACAGCTTAATCGCTGACATTAAACGATTATCAAGGTATATTCAAAAAATTATGATTTCCTCCATGCAAGATTTTTTAATTATTGATGGGCACTATGCAGCAGACGTAGTTCCAGCTGAGAAGGTTTTCTTAGCGTTTGTGCTCAGATGCGATCCAGAGGAATTAGCGGAGAGGCTAAAAAAGGCTGGCTCTGGTGAGAGAAAGATCTCTGAAAATGTTGCAGCTGAGATTTTGGACATCTGTCTATGGGACACACTTGCTAGGTATCCCTCAAAAATTGTATGTGAAATTAACACAACCGGGAAAGATCCAGGTCAAGTAGTTCAAGAGATTGAGATGGTTTTAAATGGAAAGAGAAAAGCCACATTAGGAAATGTCGACTGGCTTGGCAAGCTTGACCGCGAGGGAAAACTAGACTTAGTCTTCCAGGATTTTTATCAGGTTAACTAG
- a CDS encoding restriction endonuclease, with the protein MTNQSLLELAIKYFKLRGYQVEQDVMLNGASGVLQTFDLLISRPESRHIVMVKDWKRTVGVNMVINIDRASADVRIPNPIIVAEMFSDHAKAYANRRGVTLLTKREILAQISEPS; encoded by the coding sequence ATGACTAATCAAAGCCTTCTAGAGTTGGCGATTAAGTATTTTAAGCTTCGTGGCTATCAAGTTGAGCAAGATGTCATGCTAAATGGTGCTTCCGGTGTTTTACAGACGTTTGACCTTCTTATATCGCGGCCGGAGAGTAGACATATAGTCATGGTAAAGGATTGGAAGAGAACGGTCGGTGTAAACATGGTCATTAACATTGATAGAGCATCTGCTGACGTTAGGATACCTAACCCAATTATTGTAGCTGAAATGTTTAGCGATCATGCAAAGGCGTACGCTAATCGTCGGGGCGTAACCCTACTAACTAAGCGTGAAATTTTAGCTCAAATTAGTGAACCTAGTTAA
- a CDS encoding DUF1922 domain-containing protein, whose protein sequence is MYLIVRCYKCGSLLLACSGVKTKTCPYCGSLLKLDKVIVAEKARSAREASRKLRLLKEKAVKKRCHPTYQSL, encoded by the coding sequence TTGTACCTCATTGTAAGATGCTATAAATGTGGAAGCCTTCTCTTAGCGTGCAGTGGTGTAAAGACGAAAACATGCCCTTACTGTGGTTCGCTATTAAAGTTAGATAAGGTAATAGTAGCTGAAAAAGCTCGATCTGCACGCGAAGCATCGAGGAAGTTGCGTCTACTTAAGGAAAAAGCTGTCAAAAAGCGTTGCCATCCAACGTACCAGTCTCTGTAG
- a CDS encoding ATP-binding protein, with the protein TDIFADVFKFTPPQAYMFREALHSAYKKSKQSKGFSELPTLSSILQEIGSMPIRSAYDNETKLALLRRIKPLTEGQAGMALNVSSPIDLEFLLRNFISIELGHFKEEEVRKIFTSILLKLIYDYWTERAPSKLQHVTVIEESRSIVPARRLEDPPSIGERMISELRKFGEGLIIISQFPTQISREILKNAATRICHEVKTEDDQAILKGAMKLTDDQASYLHYLKPGEALINLPLIPYAFPIYVEPERAFSQLSDDQLKSEMQRRFYGKPQEIELLKPQPRSSLSRLAMSVKLYQLLRKHEKLNLNQLQEALGLSTQAFLQEVLPCLDELVVTGKVKKFLGEDGKSYYRATETGTLDGNAF; encoded by the coding sequence AACTGATATTTTTGCTGACGTTTTCAAATTCACTCCACCCCAAGCTTACATGTTTAGGGAAGCTCTTCACTCGGCTTATAAGAAAAGTAAACAATCCAAAGGCTTCTCTGAGTTGCCAACGCTTTCATCCATTCTCCAAGAGATCGGAAGCATGCCTATTAGATCCGCATATGATAATGAGACAAAATTAGCGTTACTTAGGCGGATCAAACCCCTAACCGAAGGGCAAGCGGGAATGGCTTTAAATGTGTCATCTCCGATTGACTTGGAGTTCCTTCTACGAAACTTTATTTCCATCGAACTAGGGCACTTCAAGGAGGAAGAAGTGCGAAAGATCTTCACATCAATTTTACTTAAATTGATTTACGATTATTGGACTGAACGAGCGCCATCTAAACTTCAACATGTAACAGTCATTGAGGAATCGCGCAGCATTGTTCCGGCTAGACGCTTAGAGGATCCGCCATCAATTGGAGAGCGAATGATATCCGAGTTAAGAAAGTTTGGTGAGGGATTGATCATCATCAGCCAGTTTCCAACCCAAATTTCAAGGGAGATACTTAAAAATGCGGCAACCCGAATCTGTCATGAAGTTAAGACTGAGGACGACCAAGCCATCCTAAAAGGTGCGATGAAACTCACGGATGACCAAGCAAGCTATCTACACTATCTTAAGCCTGGAGAAGCGCTCATAAATCTTCCACTAATCCCATACGCTTTTCCTATATATGTAGAGCCTGAGCGTGCTTTCTCTCAGTTATCCGACGACCAACTTAAGTCAGAAATGCAAAGACGTTTTTACGGGAAACCCCAGGAGATTGAGCTTCTGAAGCCGCAGCCCCGATCATCCCTTTCACGGCTAGCAATGTCAGTTAAATTGTATCAATTACTCCGGAAGCATGAAAAGCTAAACTTAAATCAACTTCAAGAAGCGTTGGGGCTTTCTACTCAAGCCTTCCTTCAAGAAGTTCTCCCATGTCTAGACGAGCTCGTCGTGACTGGTAAGGTGAAAAAATTCTTGGGTGAAGATGGAAAAAGTTATTATCGGGCTACAGAGACTGGTACGTTGGATGGCAACGCTTTTTGA
- a CDS encoding DUF87 domain-containing protein: MLTNFVTPTPTTADTVEEPNFYLARPEQVQRNGPFLGWVRKHGRNLYRVNLGLDDLTTHVAIFGMTGSGKSTTAGAIVSRLVDLGVSVLIIDWHNEYRGLVIAKGGLVFTPGRAVAPFAINPLNPAFSKDLSEH, translated from the coding sequence GTGTTAACGAACTTTGTTACTCCTACGCCAACAACAGCGGATACCGTTGAAGAACCTAACTTTTACTTAGCTAGACCCGAACAGGTTCAGCGGAATGGACCATTTCTCGGATGGGTCCGAAAACATGGGAGGAATCTCTACCGGGTTAACCTTGGGCTAGATGATTTAACTACCCACGTAGCAATTTTTGGAATGACTGGTTCAGGCAAGTCAACTACTGCAGGTGCGATAGTGTCTAGGCTCGTAGACCTTGGGGTGTCCGTGTTAATAATTGACTGGCATAACGAGTACCGTGGATTGGTGATTGCAAAAGGAGGGCTGGTGTTTACGCCAGGTAGGGCTGTCGCTCCGTTCGCTATAAATCCTCTTAATCCAGCATTCTCTAAGGATCTTAGTGAACAT